One genomic segment of Pseudomonadota bacterium includes these proteins:
- the xerD gene encoding site-specific tyrosine recombinase XerD: MVNQAKASNESPAAETADSTVSKFLDAVWMERGLSANTLAAYRADLTALARWLAERGTPIIKTTRADLLGFIAWRVEAGARPRSTARQLSSFRRFFRYFVREGVIKDDPTAQIAMPKIGRSLPKSLTEEEVESLLGAPAIADPLGHRDRTMLEVLYATGLRVSELVNLKYNQINTNQGVIRIMGKGNRERLIPLGEEAVRWLTDFVRAPRSEILLDRTTDYLFPTRRGDRMTRQAFWHIIKRYARKAVIDKELSPHTLRHAFATHLLNHGADLRVVQMLLGHSDLSTTQIYTHVARERMKEMHGTHHPRG, encoded by the coding sequence TTGGTCAATCAAGCTAAAGCGTCCAACGAGTCGCCTGCCGCAGAAACTGCCGATTCAACCGTGTCGAAATTTCTCGATGCGGTCTGGATGGAACGCGGTCTGTCGGCCAACACGCTCGCCGCTTATCGCGCCGACCTGACCGCGCTCGCGCGCTGGCTGGCCGAGCGCGGGACGCCGATCATCAAGACCACTCGCGCGGACCTGCTGGGCTTCATCGCCTGGCGTGTCGAAGCGGGTGCCCGCCCGCGCTCCACCGCGCGCCAGCTGTCTTCGTTCCGTCGATTCTTCCGCTACTTCGTCCGCGAAGGAGTGATCAAGGATGATCCGACTGCTCAGATTGCGATGCCGAAGATCGGCCGTTCGCTGCCGAAGTCGCTCACCGAAGAAGAAGTCGAGTCGCTGTTAGGCGCCCCGGCCATCGCCGATCCGCTGGGTCACCGCGACCGCACGATGCTCGAAGTGCTGTACGCCACGGGCCTGCGCGTCTCGGAACTGGTGAACCTCAAGTACAACCAGATCAACACCAACCAGGGTGTCATCCGGATCATGGGCAAGGGCAACCGCGAGCGGCTGATTCCGCTGGGCGAGGAAGCCGTGCGCTGGCTGACGGACTTCGTGCGCGCGCCGCGCAGCGAGATCCTGCTCGACCGCACCACCGATTACCTGTTCCCGACGCGCCGCGGCGATCGCATGACGCGCCAGGCCTTCTGGCACATCATCAAGCGCTACGCGCGCAAAGCGGTCATCGACAAGGAGTTGTCGCCGCACACGTTGCGTCACGCGTTCGCGACGCACCTGCTCAACCATGGCGCCGATCTGCGCGTGGTGCAGATGCTGCTGGGTCATTCCGATCTTTCGACCACGCAGATCTATACGCACGTCGCCCGCGAGCGCATGAAAGAGATGCACGGTACCCATCACCCGCGCGGTTGA
- the secD gene encoding protein translocase subunit SecD — MLEYARWKYWLVAAVLAVAFLFALPNVFGDDYALQLARKDRTAMDATQMAKVEQVLKDHGVAYKRIYLDKGNTMVRFADNETQLQARAVVKDDKNGLTRDYVNAMSYASRAPSWLQTLGLRAMPLGLDLRGGLYLLYQVDVNGAVAKLLNTYEQDFRRALNADDIPFNDIGTLTVDSEIPNGLRVLLPRGADLSKVRDTIKKSHPDLGCRDAAVAEGAAVDCVLTPVQVRERRDFGISQNITTLRNRVNELGVSEPVVQRQGLDRIVVELPGVQNSAEVKDVLGKVATLEYRLVDPRPAPTKGPAPLGTKVYDRKEGGKILLKRDIIVTGDQLINAVASTGQNGPEIQITLDSAGGDEMLRTTRANLGKPMGVVFIEQRRETVEVNGQPVVRDIKEERVINVATIQGIFGNRFQTTGLTMNEAKETALLLRGGALATSISIADERTIGPKLGQENIKKGVTALVVGMAALFIFMIIYYQLFGVVADLVLLANVVLLSALLSMLGTALSLPGIAGIILTVGMAVDANVLIYERIREELRNGVSPQTAIRAGFEKAFSAIFDSNITTLIAGLVLWIFGTGAIRGFAVVLTLGIGTSMFTALMGSRALLTLMFGGKRKVARLAIG, encoded by the coding sequence ATGCTCGAGTACGCGCGTTGGAAGTATTGGCTCGTCGCGGCGGTGTTGGCCGTCGCGTTCCTGTTCGCCCTGCCGAACGTCTTCGGCGACGACTACGCGCTGCAGCTCGCGCGCAAGGATCGCACGGCGATGGACGCCACGCAGATGGCTAAAGTCGAGCAGGTGCTCAAGGACCACGGCGTCGCGTACAAACGCATCTATCTCGACAAGGGAAACACGATGGTGCGTTTCGCCGACAACGAAACGCAGTTGCAGGCGCGCGCCGTCGTCAAGGACGACAAGAACGGGCTGACGCGCGACTACGTGAACGCGATGTCGTATGCCTCGCGCGCGCCGTCGTGGCTGCAGACGCTGGGCCTGCGCGCGATGCCGCTCGGCCTCGATCTGCGCGGTGGCCTCTATCTTCTGTACCAGGTGGACGTGAACGGCGCGGTCGCCAAGCTGCTGAACACTTACGAGCAGGATTTCCGCCGCGCATTGAACGCCGATGATATTCCGTTCAACGATATCGGCACGCTGACCGTCGATTCGGAAATCCCGAACGGCCTGCGTGTATTGCTGCCGCGCGGCGCGGATCTCTCGAAGGTGCGCGACACGATCAAGAAATCGCATCCGGACCTGGGTTGCCGCGACGCGGCCGTGGCCGAGGGCGCGGCCGTCGATTGCGTGCTCACGCCCGTGCAGGTGCGCGAGCGCCGCGATTTTGGCATCTCGCAGAACATCACCACGCTGCGCAACCGCGTCAACGAGCTCGGCGTCTCCGAGCCGGTGGTGCAGCGCCAGGGTCTCGATCGCATCGTCGTCGAACTACCCGGCGTGCAGAACTCGGCGGAAGTGAAGGACGTGCTCGGCAAGGTGGCCACGCTCGAGTATCGGCTGGTCGATCCGCGCCCGGCGCCGACCAAGGGCCCCGCGCCGCTCGGCACGAAGGTCTACGACCGCAAGGAAGGCGGCAAGATCCTGCTCAAGCGCGACATCATCGTCACGGGTGATCAGCTCATCAATGCGGTGGCGTCCACGGGCCAGAATGGTCCGGAAATCCAGATCACGCTGGACAGCGCCGGCGGTGACGAGATGCTGCGCACGACGCGCGCCAATCTCGGTAAACCCATGGGCGTCGTGTTCATCGAGCAGCGTCGCGAAACCGTCGAGGTCAATGGCCAGCCGGTGGTGCGCGACATCAAGGAAGAGCGCGTCATCAATGTCGCGACCATCCAGGGCATCTTCGGCAATCGTTTCCAGACCACCGGCCTCACGATGAACGAGGCGAAAGAGACGGCGCTGCTGCTGCGCGGCGGCGCGCTCGCCACGTCCATCTCGATCGCCGACGAACGCACCATCGGTCCCAAGCTCGGCCAGGAAAACATCAAGAAGGGCGTGACCGCGCTCGTGGTCGGCATGGCCGCGCTGTTCATCTTCATGATCATCTACTACCAGCTGTTCGGCGTGGTCGCGGACCTCGTGCTGCTGGCGAACGTGGTGTTGCTGAGCGCGCTGCTCTCCATGCTCGGCACCGCGCTGTCGCTGCCCGGCATCGCCGGCATCATCCTCACCGTCGGCATGGCGGTCGACGCGAACGTGCTGATCTACGAACGTATCCGCGAAGAACTGCGCAATGGAGTGTCTCCACAGACCGCGATCCGCGCCGGCTTCGAAAAGGCGTTCTCGGCGATCTTCGACTCCAACATCACGACGCTGATCGCCGGCCTCGTGTTGTGGATCTTCGGCACCGGTGCCATCCGCGGGTTCGCCGTGGTGCTGACGCTCGGCATCGGCACGTCGATGTTCACGGCGCTCATGGGCTCGCGCGCGCTGCTCACCCTGATGTTCGGCGGCAAACGCAAGGTCGCCAGACTGGCGATCGGCTGA
- the queA gene encoding tRNA preQ1(34) S-adenosylmethionine ribosyltransferase-isomerase QueA → MRRADFHYDLPEELIAQQPLAERSASRLLHLDGATGAVADRHFRELPQFISPGDLLVFNDTRVIPARLFALKDSGGKVELLLERPQDANYALVHARASKPLRPGMALQGRGGAIRIVEKRGDLWVVELPEPALAFFERHGQMPLPPYIRRAPDESDSTRYQSLFARRRGAVAAPTASLHFDESLIAALETRGVERTFVTLHVGAGTFQPVRTDAVGAHVMHAEFVEVSAAACETIAAAKARGARIIAVGTTVVRALESAAGGGKLAPYVGDSSLFIVPGFRFKVVDAMVTNFHLPESTLLMLVSAFAGREAVLAAYAHAVAQRYRFFSYGDAMFVTPAPGAHT, encoded by the coding sequence GTGCGCCGCGCCGACTTTCACTACGACCTGCCCGAAGAACTGATCGCCCAGCAACCGCTCGCCGAACGGTCGGCGAGCCGGTTGCTGCATCTCGACGGCGCCACCGGCGCCGTTGCCGACCGGCACTTCCGCGAACTGCCGCAGTTCATTTCACCCGGCGATCTGCTGGTGTTCAACGACACGCGCGTGATTCCCGCGCGCCTGTTCGCGCTCAAGGATTCCGGCGGCAAGGTCGAGCTGCTGCTCGAGCGGCCGCAGGACGCCAACTACGCGCTGGTGCATGCGCGTGCCAGCAAACCGCTGCGCCCCGGTATGGCGCTACAGGGCCGCGGCGGCGCGATCCGTATCGTCGAGAAACGCGGCGACCTCTGGGTGGTCGAACTACCCGAGCCAGCGCTGGCGTTCTTCGAGCGTCACGGCCAGATGCCGCTGCCGCCGTACATACGCCGCGCACCCGACGAATCCGACAGCACGCGTTATCAGAGTCTGTTCGCGCGCCGGCGCGGCGCGGTCGCGGCGCCCACCGCCAGCCTGCATTTCGACGAGTCGCTGATCGCCGCGCTCGAAACGCGCGGCGTCGAGCGTACCTTCGTCACGTTGCACGTCGGCGCGGGCACGTTCCAGCCGGTGCGCACGGATGCCGTGGGTGCGCACGTCATGCATGCGGAGTTCGTGGAGGTGAGCGCGGCGGCCTGTGAGACCATCGCGGCCGCGAAGGCGCGCGGCGCCCGCATCATTGCCGTCGGCACGACGGTGGTGCGCGCGCTCGAGAGCGCCGCCGGGGGCGGCAAGCTCGCGCCTTACGTCGGCGATTCGTCGCTGTTCATCGTGCCCGGTTTCCGCTTCAAGGTCGTCGATGCCATGGTCACCAATTTTCATCTGCCGGAATCCACGCTGCTGATGCTGGTCAGCGCGTTCGCGGGGCGCGAGGCGGTGCTCGCCGCGTACGCGCATGCGGTCGCGCAGCGTTACCGGTTCTTCAGTTACGGCGACGCGATGTTCGTGACTCCCGCCCCGGGCGCGCACACATGA
- a CDS encoding PDZ domain-containing protein, producing MKQLLLVCLLGLSSVGVAQTVTTENGAKAADARRSADDAKREADEAKKRAELDAARVRLDKATREVMELSRQLSENSRGDMMFFSTDRRAMLGVQIDPDSGREGARVRSVSPGGPAAEAGLQGGDVIVSLDGKTVAGGENAGRALIDQMRTVKPDQKVKVRVIRSGKNKDVIVIARPFARGFGGDERMFGMQQMPEMVGPMTGVAGGPIVRQLRFNFPDEFGGMELASITPKLGAYFGATEGVLVVQAPENDALKLEDGDVIQTIDGRKPDDGAHALRILRSYSTGEKLNLTVLRQRKPVTLAVTMPDRPEMREFFDAMPPPPAPPAPPAPPIGPMGPIGPGTAE from the coding sequence ATGAAACAGTTGCTGCTGGTTTGTTTGTTAGGCTTGAGCTCGGTCGGCGTCGCGCAGACGGTGACCACCGAGAACGGCGCCAAAGCCGCGGACGCGCGGCGCTCCGCCGACGACGCCAAACGCGAGGCCGATGAGGCGAAGAAACGCGCCGAGCTCGATGCCGCGCGGGTGCGGCTCGACAAGGCCACGCGCGAGGTCATGGAGCTGTCGCGGCAGCTGTCGGAAAACTCGCGCGGCGACATGATGTTCTTCAGCACCGACCGGCGCGCGATGCTGGGCGTGCAGATCGATCCGGACAGCGGCCGGGAAGGGGCGCGCGTGCGCTCGGTGAGCCCCGGCGGCCCGGCAGCCGAGGCCGGTCTGCAAGGTGGCGACGTGATCGTCTCGCTCGACGGCAAGACCGTTGCCGGCGGCGAAAACGCGGGCCGCGCGTTGATCGACCAGATGCGCACGGTGAAGCCGGACCAGAAGGTGAAGGTGCGCGTGATCCGTTCCGGCAAGAACAAGGACGTGATCGTGATCGCGCGTCCGTTCGCGCGCGGGTTCGGCGGCGACGAACGCATGTTCGGTATGCAACAGATGCCGGAGATGGTCGGTCCCATGACAGGTGTGGCGGGCGGGCCGATTGTCCGCCAGTTGCGCTTCAACTTTCCGGATGAGTTCGGCGGCATGGAACTCGCCAGCATCACGCCGAAGCTCGGCGCGTACTTCGGCGCGACCGAAGGCGTGCTGGTGGTGCAGGCGCCCGAGAACGACGCGTTGAAGCTCGAAGACGGCGACGTGATCCAGACCATCGACGGCCGCAAACCCGACGACGGTGCGCACGCGCTGCGTATCCTGCGTTCGTATTCGACCGGCGAGAAACTGAATCTCACCGTGCTGCGGCAGCGCAAGCCCGTCACGCTGGCCGTCACGATGCCGGATCGTCCCGAGATGCGCGAATTCTTCGACGCCATGCCGCCGCCGCCGGCACCACCTGCACCGCCCGCGCCTCCCATCGGCCCGATGGGTCCGATCGGCCCCGGTACCGCCGAATGA
- the secF gene encoding protein translocase subunit SecF, with product MEFFHKKTNFPFMATRKVWYTLSAVLMVVSFGSFIMRGLNFGIEFTGGISIEANFPTNAKINAIHDAVVAAGYHDPTVSTFGSTQDITIRLQSTGESAEVLRPKFLGILTSVDPKAQMSKLEVVGPQVGEELRDAAIKSLLITLVLIAGYIIVRFHTWRLSLGAILAVLHDPILVLGVFSITQTPFDLPVVAAILAVIGYSLNDTVIVFDRIRETFEKNRRLPSDQVLDQAINQTLSRTIMTKVVTSIVVVALLLLGGSALRGFSEALLIGIIAGTYSSIYISSSIALSFGLKAEHVFPPVRKGELDEMP from the coding sequence GTGGAATTCTTTCACAAGAAGACTAACTTCCCGTTCATGGCCACCCGCAAGGTGTGGTACACGCTGTCGGCCGTGCTGATGGTCGTGAGCTTCGGTTCGTTCATCATGCGCGGTCTGAATTTCGGCATCGAATTCACCGGCGGCATCAGCATCGAAGCCAACTTCCCGACCAACGCGAAGATCAACGCCATCCACGACGCGGTGGTCGCGGCCGGTTATCACGATCCGACCGTTTCGACTTTCGGCTCCACGCAGGACATCACCATCCGCTTGCAGTCGACCGGCGAGAGCGCCGAAGTGCTGCGGCCGAAGTTCCTCGGCATCCTGACCTCGGTCGACCCGAAGGCGCAGATGTCGAAGCTCGAGGTCGTGGGTCCGCAGGTCGGCGAGGAATTGCGCGATGCGGCCATCAAGTCGCTGTTGATCACGCTGGTGCTGATCGCGGGCTACATCATCGTGCGGTTCCATACCTGGCGGTTGTCGCTCGGCGCCATCCTGGCCGTGCTGCACGATCCCATCCTGGTGCTGGGCGTGTTCTCGATCACGCAGACGCCGTTCGACCTGCCGGTGGTCGCGGCCATTCTCGCCGTCATCGGCTACTCGCTCAACGACACCGTGATCGTGTTTGACCGCATCCGCGAGACCTTCGAGAAGAACCGCCGCCTGCCGTCGGACCAGGTGCTCGACCAGGCCATCAACCAGACGCTGTCACGCACCATCATGACCAAAGTGGTCACGTCCATCGTCGTCGTGGCGTTGCTGTTGCTCGGCGGCTCGGCGCTGCGTGGCTTCTCCGAAGCGCTGCTGATCGGCATCATCGCCGGCACGTATTCATCGATCTACATTTCCAGTTCGATCGCGCTGTCGTTCGGCCTCAAGGCCGAACACGTCTTCCCGCCGGTGCGGAAGGGCGAGCTGGACGAGATGCCTTAA
- a CDS encoding RNA polymerase sigma factor: MQRLAEIDFSADELAAARAGDAAARRVLFERLAGPTLAIIRRLVRHKAMSEDLLQDSLIAMYEHLADFRGEAPFGIWVRKIAVSRCLMAFRSPWHRARVALESWTDDTWAGPADGEARTSDLIDLDRALARLSPLTRTVVWLFDVEGWSHEEIATSFGRTVSFSKSQLARGHARLRNDLIAPAQSGLRAALGSELDGH; this comes from the coding sequence ATGCAAAGACTCGCGGAAATCGACTTTTCGGCTGACGAACTGGCCGCCGCGCGGGCTGGCGATGCCGCGGCGCGCCGCGTGCTGTTCGAACGGCTGGCGGGGCCGACGCTCGCGATCATCCGGCGCCTGGTGCGGCACAAGGCCATGTCTGAGGACCTCCTGCAGGACAGCCTCATCGCCATGTACGAGCACCTGGCCGACTTTCGCGGCGAGGCGCCATTCGGCATCTGGGTGCGCAAGATCGCGGTGAGCCGCTGCCTGATGGCGTTCCGTTCGCCCTGGCATCGCGCCCGCGTCGCGCTCGAATCCTGGACCGACGACACCTGGGCGGGCCCGGCCGACGGCGAGGCACGTACCTCCGATCTCATCGATCTCGACCGCGCGCTCGCCCGGCTCTCGCCGCTGACGCGCACGGTGGTGTGGCTGTTCGACGTCGAAGGCTGGTCCCACGAGGAGATCGCCACATCCTTCGGACGCACGGTGAGTTTTTCCAAATCGCAGCTGGCGCGCGGCCACGCGCGGCTGCGCAACGATCTGATCGCGCCGGCCCAGTCGGGTCTGCGCGCGGCACTTGGGAGTGAGCTCGATGGACACTGA
- a CDS encoding DsbC family protein — protein sequence MSAIALVGSLLGGVALSQAGVAANPVVAAPAPAKADAAKPDPRAAIVNKIDGLKLEDVRMSPVNGIYEITRGSEVSYTSADGRYVILGDMYDIDDDNNISENRRRGIRARLIESVPESEMLVFSPKDPKYTITVFTDIDCGYCRRLHSQIAEYNRLGIRVRYLFYPRSGPDTESWHKAEAVWCAPNRADALTRAKNGEDIKSPKCPADIVARDYELGHKLAVEGTPAIFLASGEMLPGYAPPSQLAKYLKTGKM from the coding sequence ATGAGCGCCATCGCCCTTGTCGGCTCGTTGCTGGGCGGCGTCGCGCTCAGCCAGGCCGGTGTCGCTGCGAACCCGGTTGTGGCAGCGCCTGCACCCGCCAAGGCTGATGCGGCCAAGCCGGATCCGCGTGCCGCCATCGTCAACAAGATCGACGGCCTCAAGCTCGAAGACGTGCGTATGTCGCCGGTCAACGGCATCTACGAGATCACGCGCGGGTCGGAAGTCAGCTACACGTCGGCCGACGGCCGCTACGTCATCCTCGGCGACATGTACGACATCGACGATGACAACAACATTTCCGAGAATCGCCGCCGCGGAATCCGCGCGCGCCTGATCGAGAGCGTTCCGGAATCCGAGATGCTGGTGTTCTCGCCGAAGGATCCGAAATACACGATCACGGTATTCACCGACATCGATTGCGGCTACTGCCGCCGCCTGCATTCGCAGATCGCCGAATACAACCGGCTCGGCATCCGCGTGCGCTACCTGTTCTATCCGCGCTCCGGGCCGGATACCGAGTCGTGGCACAAGGCCGAGGCAGTCTGGTGCGCGCCCAATCGCGCCGATGCGCTCACGCGGGCCAAGAACGGCGAGGACATCAAATCACCCAAGTGCCCCGCCGACATCGTCGCGCGCGACTACGAGCTCGGGCACAAGCTGGCGGTCGAAGGCACCCCCGCTATCTTCCTGGCGTCGGGCGAGATGCTGCCGGGCTACGCTCCGCCGAGCCAGCTCGCGAAGTATCTGAAGACGGGGAAGATGTAG
- the yajC gene encoding preprotein translocase subunit YajC — protein MNSLIPDAMAQAAGGAAPQSGLPMFVMMGLFVVIFYFLLIRPQQKKQKEHQAMLSKIAAGDEIVTAGGILGRVVEVGDNFITLEIADNVRVKVQRFQVTSLVPKGTLKGA, from the coding sequence ATGAATTCATTGATCCCCGACGCGATGGCCCAGGCCGCAGGCGGCGCCGCGCCGCAGAGCGGTCTGCCCATGTTCGTGATGATGGGCCTGTTCGTCGTCATCTTTTATTTCCTGCTGATCCGCCCCCAGCAGAAGAAGCAGAAAGAACACCAGGCAATGCTGAGCAAGATCGCCGCGGGCGATGAGATCGTCACGGCCGGCGGCATCCTCGGCCGCGTCGTCGAAGTGGGCGACAACTTCATCACGCTCGAGATCGCCGACAACGTGCGCGTCAAGGTGCAGCGCTTCCAGGTCACCTCGCTGGTTCCGAAGGGCACGCTCAAGGGAGCCTGA
- a CDS encoding TerC family protein, translated as MIELLSDPHAWIAFITLSALEIVLGIDNIIFISILVSRLPPERRESARIVGLALAMITRIALLFSIVWLTRLTKPWFSILTQEFSGRDIILLLGGLFLLAKSVTEIHGTLEGAEGERHTKVFANFFAIVVQIAIIDIVFSLDSVFTAVGLAKPEQLPIMVAAIVLAIGVMMWVSGSIGAFIDRHPTIKILALAFLILVGVVLVADSFHFDVPKGYLYFAMAFSVGVEMVNIRLRKLMDARRNKRDESEGG; from the coding sequence ATGATCGAGCTCCTCAGCGATCCTCATGCGTGGATAGCGTTCATCACGTTATCCGCGCTCGAGATCGTGCTCGGCATCGACAACATCATCTTCATCTCGATTCTGGTCAGCCGGCTGCCGCCGGAGCGGCGCGAATCGGCGCGGATCGTCGGTCTCGCGCTCGCGATGATCACGCGTATCGCGCTGCTGTTCTCCATCGTGTGGTTGACGCGCCTGACCAAGCCCTGGTTCAGCATCCTCACGCAGGAGTTCTCCGGGCGCGACATCATCCTGTTGTTAGGTGGCCTGTTCCTGCTGGCCAAGAGCGTCACCGAGATCCATGGCACGCTCGAGGGCGCCGAAGGTGAACGCCACACCAAGGTATTCGCCAATTTCTTCGCGATCGTCGTGCAGATCGCCATCATCGACATCGTGTTCTCGCTCGATTCGGTGTTCACGGCAGTCGGGCTGGCAAAACCCGAGCAGCTGCCGATCATGGTCGCGGCCATAGTCCTCGCCATTGGCGTGATGATGTGGGTGTCGGGCTCGATCGGCGCCTTCATCGACCGGCATCCGACCATCAAGATCCTGGCGCTGGCATTCCTTATTCTGGTCGGCGTCGTGCTGGTGGCGGATTCCTTCCACTTCGACGTGCCAAAGGGTTACCTGTACTTCGCGATGGCGTTCTCCGTGGGCGTCGAAATGGTGAATATCCGCCTGCGAAAGCTGATGGATGCGCGCCGGAACAAGCGTGACGAGAGTGAAGGCGGTTGA
- a CDS encoding NUDIX hydrolase: MNFCSNCGSRVVLKVPQDDFLPRFVCENCGTIHYQNPKVVVGCVPIYEDRILICKRGIEPRHGFWTIPAGFMENGETLEQGAAREAREEALIDVEIGSLLALANVPHAEQVHVFFRARMRTAHFGVTHESLEVKLVTEDEIPWDDVAFPSTEFALRNYLADRRAGVEKHHIGAMPRRF; encoded by the coding sequence ATGAATTTCTGCAGCAACTGTGGCTCCCGCGTCGTCCTCAAAGTTCCGCAGGACGACTTCCTGCCGCGCTTCGTTTGCGAGAACTGCGGGACCATCCACTACCAGAACCCGAAGGTCGTCGTCGGCTGCGTGCCGATCTACGAGGACCGCATCCTGATCTGCAAGCGCGGCATCGAACCGCGCCACGGGTTCTGGACGATTCCCGCCGGGTTTATGGAAAACGGCGAGACGCTCGAGCAAGGCGCGGCGCGCGAGGCGCGCGAAGAGGCGCTCATCGACGTCGAGATCGGCAGCCTGCTCGCGCTCGCGAACGTGCCGCATGCCGAGCAGGTGCACGTGTTCTTTCGCGCGCGCATGCGGACCGCGCATTTCGGCGTGACGCACGAAAGCCTGGAAGTGAAGCTCGTGACCGAGGATGAGATTCCCTGGGACGACGTTGCATTCCCGAGCACCGAGTTTGCCCTGCGCAACTACCTGGCCGACCGGCGTGCCGGCGTCGAGAAACACCACATCGGCGCGATGCCGCGCAGGTTTTAG
- the tgt gene encoding tRNA guanosine(34) transglycosylase Tgt, translated as MTARFTLSGTAGAARRGQLELAHGTIQTPAFMPVGTYGTVKAMTPEELEGLGAEIVLGNTFHLMLRPGNEIMRAHGGLHGFMHWNKPILTDSGGFQVFSLESLRKITEEGVQFRSPIDGAAVRLTPEDSMDVQLALASDIAMALDDCTPYPATEQQARDSMERSMRWAVRSHAHYYSSQQDGSPPPGELFGIVQGGMHLNLRLASLEALQKLEWKGFAVGGLAVGEPEEDRLRVLEGLLPHMPADKPRYLMGVGRPQDIIAAVLRGIDMFDCVMPTRHARNGHLFTSQGVVNIRNAAHQADTGPLDPACACYTCRNYSRAYLRHLDRCGEILGSRLNTMHNLHYYLQLMRDLRAGIEAGSLDGVIRRYVREPLESTQVSVA; from the coding sequence ATGACCGCAAGATTCACCTTGTCAGGCACCGCGGGCGCCGCGCGCCGCGGCCAGCTCGAACTCGCGCACGGGACCATCCAGACGCCGGCCTTCATGCCGGTCGGCACCTACGGCACCGTAAAGGCGATGACACCCGAGGAGCTCGAAGGGCTCGGCGCCGAGATCGTGTTAGGCAACACGTTTCACCTGATGCTGCGGCCGGGCAACGAGATCATGCGGGCCCACGGCGGCCTGCACGGTTTCATGCACTGGAACAAACCCATCCTCACGGATTCGGGCGGTTTCCAGGTCTTCAGTCTCGAGAGCCTGCGAAAGATCACGGAGGAGGGCGTGCAATTCCGTTCGCCCATCGACGGCGCAGCGGTGCGGCTCACGCCGGAAGATTCGATGGACGTGCAGCTCGCGCTCGCGTCCGACATCGCGATGGCGCTCGACGACTGCACGCCGTATCCGGCCACCGAACAACAGGCCCGCGATTCGATGGAGCGCTCGATGCGTTGGGCGGTGCGCAGCCACGCGCACTATTATTCTTCGCAGCAAGACGGTTCGCCGCCGCCCGGCGAGTTGTTTGGCATCGTCCAGGGCGGCATGCACCTGAACCTGCGGCTCGCCTCGCTCGAGGCCCTGCAAAAGCTCGAATGGAAAGGTTTCGCGGTTGGCGGCCTCGCGGTCGGCGAGCCCGAAGAAGACCGGCTGCGCGTGCTCGAAGGGTTGCTGCCGCACATGCCGGCCGACAAACCGCGTTACCTGATGGGAGTCGGACGCCCGCAGGACATCATCGCTGCCGTGCTGCGCGGCATTGACATGTTCGATTGCGTGATGCCGACGCGGCACGCACGCAACGGGCACCTGTTCACTTCACAAGGCGTGGTGAACATCCGCAACGCCGCGCACCAGGCGGACACCGGCCCGCTCGATCCCGCCTGCGCCTGCTACACCTGCCGCAATTATTCGCGTGCCTATCTGCGCCACCTCGACCGGTGCGGCGAAATCCTCGGCAGCCGCCTGAACACCATGCACAACCTGCACTACTACCTGCAGCTCATGCGTGACCTGCGCGCCGGCATCGAAGCCGGATCGCTGGACGGGGTGATCCGCCGCTACGTGCGGGAACCGCTCGAGTCCACGCAAGTCTCTGTGGCATAA
- the fdxA gene encoding ferredoxin FdxA: MAFVVTEACIKCKYTDCVEVCPVDCFHEGPNFLVIDPEECIDCTLCEPECPVEAIFSEDEVPAGQEEFKKLNADLAKKWPVITEKKPAPPDAKQFEGVADKKKLLET; encoded by the coding sequence ATGGCGTTCGTGGTCACGGAAGCGTGCATCAAGTGCAAATACACCGACTGCGTGGAGGTGTGTCCGGTCGATTGTTTCCACGAAGGGCCTAACTTCCTGGTGATCGATCCGGAGGAATGCATCGACTGCACGTTGTGCGAGCCGGAGTGCCCGGTCGAGGCGATCTTTTCCGAAGACGAAGTGCCGGCAGGTCAGGAAGAGTTCAAGAAGCTGAACGCGGACCTGGCGAAGAAGTGGCCAGTGATCACCGAGAAGAAACCCGCCCCGCCCGACGCCAAGCAATTCGAAGGCGTCGCGGACAAGAAGAAGTTGCTGGAGACCTGA